The following proteins are co-located in the Primulina tabacum isolate GXHZ01 chromosome 11, ASM2559414v2, whole genome shotgun sequence genome:
- the LOC142519081 gene encoding transcription factor bHLH63-like isoform X1, producing the protein MFSGNAEMSVLERQRARLSWQQENLIQHHPFTYFNENEHFDGAFLMGNDDQGFGELLMGRPMKPDPGFEEGWNGLNYGNGSEFEMSCALPRTASCPPAVAASGGKGKEAALSSATGKESFKKRKADKNHSTEVAAEEKSQDKKTKGCVEEDTKITEQNSNSKSTITTVNDNNNKVTSDENLKENSKPSEAPKPDYIHVRARRGQATDSHSLAERVRREKISERMKYLQDLVPGCNKITGKAGMLDEIINYVQSLQRQVEFLSMKLAVMNPRLDFETDNYLAKEMFQVCASSIPAIGSSSESVNPTHLQFNGLGQGVSSCGLEMGANPPDATLRRTISAPVSIPDTLFDSSYLNQIQPLTWAAELQNLYGMEYQQGRSKSFVSQPFSGFIDASHVKQEM; encoded by the exons ATGTTTTCTGGGAATGCAGAAATGAGTGTGCTCGAGCGGCAACGGGCACGTCTCAGTTGGCAGCAAGAGAACTTGATCCAACATCATCCCTTTACTTATTTCAACGAGAACGAGCATTTTGATGGTGCTTTCTTGATGGGAAATGACGATCAAGGTTTTGGTGAGCTGCTGATGGGCAGACCAATGAAGCCCGACCCGGGTTTCGAAGAGGGGTGGAATGGTTTGAATTATGGGAATGGGTCCGAGTTTGAAATGAGTTGCGCTCTTCCAAGGACTGCTAGCTGCCCGCCGGCGGTGGCGGCTAGTGGTGGCAAAGGAAAGGAGGCTGCTTTGAGCTCTGCCACCGGAAAAGAGAGTTTCAAGAAGAGAAAGGCTGATAAAAATCATAGTACTGAG gtagcagcggaagaaaaatCCCAGGACAAAAAGACGAAGGGGTGTGTAGAAGAGGACACGAAGATCACAGAACAAAACAGCAACAGCAAGAGCACCATCACTACTGTCAACGACAATAACAACAAAGTAACTTCTGACGAAAATTTAAAGGAAAATTCGAAGCCTTCCGAGGCTCCAAAGCCAGATTATATACATGTTCGAGCTCGACGTGGGCAAGCCACGGACAGCCACAGCTTGGCGGAAAGG GTTCGGAGGGAAAAAATCAGTGAAAGAATGAAGTACCTACAAGATTTAGTTCCGGGATGCAACAAGATCACTGGGAAAGCCGGGATGCTGGACGAGATAATCAACTATGTCCAATCCCTTCAGAGACAAGTAGAG TTCTTATCCATGAAACTGGCGGTGATGAATCCAAGATTGGATTTTGAAACTGATAACTATTTAGCTAAAGAG ATGTTTCAGGTTTGTGCATCTAGCATTCCGGCAATTGGGTCATCGTCGGAATCTGTCAATCCTACTCATCTTCAGTTCAATGGATTAGGACAAGGAGTTTCAAGTTGTGGCCTAGAAATGGGAGCAAATCCCCCGGATGCCACACTTCGGAGAACGATCAGTGCTCCTGTATCAATTCCGGATACCCTTTTCGACTCATCCTATTTGAAT CAAATTCAGCCGTTAACTTGGGCTGCCGAGTTACAAAATCTGTACGGTATGGAATACCAACAAGGAAGGTCAAAATCATTTGTTTCTCAGCCGTTTTCAG GTTTCATCGATGCCAGCCATGTGAAACAGGAGATGTGA
- the LOC142519081 gene encoding transcription factor bHLH63-like isoform X2, with product MFSGNAEMSVLERQRARLSWQQENLIQHHPFTYFNENEHFDGAFLMGNDDQGFGELLMGRPMKPDPGFEEGWNGLNYGNGSEFEMSCALPRTASCPPAVAASGGKGKEAALSSATGKESFKKRKADKNHSTEVAAEEKSQDKKTKGCVEEDTKITEQNSNSKSTITTVNDNNNKVTSDENLKENSKPSEAPKPDYIHVRARRGQATDSHSLAERVRREKISERMKYLQDLVPGCNKITGKAGMLDEIINYVQSLQRQVEFLSMKLAVMNPRLDFETDNYLAKEVCASSIPAIGSSSESVNPTHLQFNGLGQGVSSCGLEMGANPPDATLRRTISAPVSIPDTLFDSSYLNQIQPLTWAAELQNLYGMEYQQGRSKSFVSQPFSGFIDASHVKQEM from the exons ATGTTTTCTGGGAATGCAGAAATGAGTGTGCTCGAGCGGCAACGGGCACGTCTCAGTTGGCAGCAAGAGAACTTGATCCAACATCATCCCTTTACTTATTTCAACGAGAACGAGCATTTTGATGGTGCTTTCTTGATGGGAAATGACGATCAAGGTTTTGGTGAGCTGCTGATGGGCAGACCAATGAAGCCCGACCCGGGTTTCGAAGAGGGGTGGAATGGTTTGAATTATGGGAATGGGTCCGAGTTTGAAATGAGTTGCGCTCTTCCAAGGACTGCTAGCTGCCCGCCGGCGGTGGCGGCTAGTGGTGGCAAAGGAAAGGAGGCTGCTTTGAGCTCTGCCACCGGAAAAGAGAGTTTCAAGAAGAGAAAGGCTGATAAAAATCATAGTACTGAG gtagcagcggaagaaaaatCCCAGGACAAAAAGACGAAGGGGTGTGTAGAAGAGGACACGAAGATCACAGAACAAAACAGCAACAGCAAGAGCACCATCACTACTGTCAACGACAATAACAACAAAGTAACTTCTGACGAAAATTTAAAGGAAAATTCGAAGCCTTCCGAGGCTCCAAAGCCAGATTATATACATGTTCGAGCTCGACGTGGGCAAGCCACGGACAGCCACAGCTTGGCGGAAAGG GTTCGGAGGGAAAAAATCAGTGAAAGAATGAAGTACCTACAAGATTTAGTTCCGGGATGCAACAAGATCACTGGGAAAGCCGGGATGCTGGACGAGATAATCAACTATGTCCAATCCCTTCAGAGACAAGTAGAG TTCTTATCCATGAAACTGGCGGTGATGAATCCAAGATTGGATTTTGAAACTGATAACTATTTAGCTAAAGAG GTTTGTGCATCTAGCATTCCGGCAATTGGGTCATCGTCGGAATCTGTCAATCCTACTCATCTTCAGTTCAATGGATTAGGACAAGGAGTTTCAAGTTGTGGCCTAGAAATGGGAGCAAATCCCCCGGATGCCACACTTCGGAGAACGATCAGTGCTCCTGTATCAATTCCGGATACCCTTTTCGACTCATCCTATTTGAAT CAAATTCAGCCGTTAACTTGGGCTGCCGAGTTACAAAATCTGTACGGTATGGAATACCAACAAGGAAGGTCAAAATCATTTGTTTCTCAGCCGTTTTCAG GTTTCATCGATGCCAGCCATGTGAAACAGGAGATGTGA
- the LOC142519278 gene encoding putative pinoresinol-lariciresinol reductase 3 has translation MAKSKILVIGATGNLGFELAKASLSASYQTFGLVRDSAFSDQDKVRKIRFLSDAGLQIFKGSLQDEISLVEALKQVDIVICAVSSKQVLDQKPLISAIRRAGCIKRFFPSEFGADPDKMRVSDLDHGFYLRKSEIRRLVEAEAIPYTYICCNFYMSYLLPSVIQPGLKLPPRDRVSVFGDGNVKGVFMKEKDVAAFTISTVDDPRTLNKVLYLRPPGNTLSMNELIDIWEDKIGTKLERICITKEELLKKIHETPYPDNMELVFIYSVFVKGDQTYFDINSSGNVEGSQLYPNIQYTTISEYLDTLV, from the exons ATGGCGAAAAGCAAAATACTGGTGATCGGCGCGACCGGAAACCTAGGATTCGAGCTCGCGAAAGCCAGTTTAAGCGCATCGTATCAAACATTCGGACTCGTCAGAGATTCTGCGTTTTCTGATCAGGACAAAGTTCGAAAAATTCGTTTCCTTTCCGATGCtggtctccaaatcttcaag GGTTCATTGCAAGATGAAATTAGTTTAGTGGAAGCTTTGAAGCAAGTGGATATTGTAATTTGTGCCGTTTCTTCGAAGCAAGTACTAGATCAGAAGCCTCTTATTTCCGCAATCAGACGCGCCGGCTGCATCaaa AGGTTTTTTCCGTCTGAATTTGGAGCGGATCCTGACAAAATGCGTGTGTCTGACCTGGATCATGGATTTTATTTGAGGAAATCTGAAATAAGGCGTCTTGTAGAAGCAGAAGCCATTCCATACACCTACATTTGCTGCAACTTTTACATGAGCTACTTGCTCCCTTCCGTCATTCAGCCTGGCTTGAAATTACCACCAAGAGATAGAGTTAGTGTATTCGGAGATGGAAATGTTAAAG GTGTATTCATGAAGGAAAAGGATGTTGCTGCCTTCACTATAAGCACGGTGGATGATCCACGGACCTTGAACAAGGTGCTATACCTGAGACCACCTGGAAATACTCTTTCCATGAATGAGCTCATTGATATCTGGGAGGATAAAATTGGGACAAAACTTGAGAGGATTTGCATCACAAAGGAAGAGCTTCTCAAGAAAATTCACG AAACACCATACCCGGACAACATGGAGTTGGTTTTCATATACTCTGTATTTGTTAAGGGAGATCAAACATACTTCGACATAAACTCGTCTGGAAACGTGGAAGGGTCGCAGTTGTATCCAAATATCCAGTACACAACCATAAGCGAGTACCTGGATACCCTAGTGTAA